The stretch of DNA GACTATTTTAAAATTATACAGATAGGAGTTCTATCACATGAAGGGTGTAATTCACAAATATTTATCTGATTATTTTAAAAGTTTAGGTTTATCAGAGGATACATTATCTGGAAAATCTAAGATGAGGTCTATTCGTATTCAAATTTCTTTAAAAGGGATTAATCTTTCTGACCATGGTCCAGATACGATAGACGATCCAGCTGAATTCGAAAAATTAAAAACTATCCTAGCAAATTTAAAACTTCCAACGGCGGCTTAACTCAATGAATCAATATATATCATCTGAAATTTTTCAAAACACAAATGAAATCCCTTCTTATTTAGAAGAAAAGAATGCAGGATTAATTCTCTGTTTCTATGGGGCTGATTATGATTATACTAATCTATACAATACCCTTAAAAAAACTGGCGTTCCTTTTCTAGGTTGTATGGACATCGCTAGATTGGTTAATTCAAGTTACTATTTTGAAACCAATTCTGTTGCAGTTATGGTAATCTCAAAAGATATTTTGGAAAAAGTTGGAGTCATCGCCTATGATATGCGGAAAACAACGAGTAACCATACAATGTATCAATCTAGTAAGGATGAATATCTGCAATTATTAACTAAGCTTGGTTTTGATATGAATTCTCCAGATATGGAAAGAGAATTTTCAATAAATATTGTTTACGGTCTACAGTCAGCAAACTCCGTATTAACTGCTCAGAATGAAGTAAATCTATTTTTACAAACGGTAGGCGGAAGTTCTGGGGGTAAATTGGATTTTAAAAGTTCTAGCGTTATATCAAGTAGAGGTATGGGAGCGATTGGCGCGACAGCTGTTATCCGCTTGAAGCCAGAATATTCCTTTTTAATAGATAG from Leptospiraceae bacterium encodes:
- a CDS encoding FIST C-terminal domain-containing protein, whose amino-acid sequence is MNQYISSEIFQNTNEIPSYLEEKNAGLILCFYGADYDYTNLYNTLKKTGVPFLGCMDIARLVNSSYYFETNSVAVMVISKDILEKVGVIAYDMRKTTSNHTMYQSSKDEYLQLLTKLGFDMNSPDMEREFSINIVYGLQSANSVLTAQNEVNLFLQTVGGSSGGKLDFKSSSVISSRGMGAIGATAVIRLKPEYSFLIDRTSSFESMEGRLVVTKLASPRHILEFNHKPAAEEYARMIGQSISELGPTVYATYTLGIEPGDGERLITSIMKDDGKNGLLTYNDLLEGTSLNIYKAKLQLEERKLKLDALKKQNLLGYISFDCVLCYITREANQEIDVIASLYEETLPDVPRIGFGTFGENFCGANVNQTETYLAIIKK